A window of Paenibacillus sp. 19GGS1-52 contains these coding sequences:
- a CDS encoding transglutaminase-like domain-containing protein — MKKFYLMLLAIFVVATSVQITSAQAAGTETGWLNTSQLNQGIIGVQYDVPKDKRIKLMITKGSSSYTYNLYASGQAEEFPLQQGNGSYKVSVLENITGNKYKALYSEVVDLSLNDTNAVYLSSVQNVKWSSSDKAILKAKQLTQGKTTDQEKVKAIYNYIVANVKYDYSLANNVTTDYIPNIDNTLASKKGICYDYSSLFAAMLRSVDIPAKLVMGNSTYVTQYHAWNEVLLNGKWVTIDTTVDAGLVKSNKTVDLIKNSTKYTAVKYY, encoded by the coding sequence TTGAAGAAATTTTATCTTATGTTATTGGCGATATTTGTAGTGGCTACTTCTGTTCAGATAACTTCAGCTCAAGCTGCTGGCACAGAAACGGGTTGGCTCAATACATCGCAGTTAAACCAAGGCATTATTGGAGTTCAATATGATGTGCCGAAGGACAAACGGATCAAACTTATGATTACCAAAGGCAGCAGCAGCTACACTTATAATCTTTATGCTTCTGGACAAGCTGAAGAATTCCCATTGCAACAAGGTAATGGATCCTATAAAGTCTCAGTTCTTGAGAACATAACGGGTAACAAATACAAAGCTCTATATTCTGAAGTAGTGGACTTATCCTTGAATGATACAAATGCAGTATATTTAAGCTCTGTTCAGAATGTTAAATGGAGTTCTTCTGATAAAGCTATTCTTAAAGCAAAACAACTTACACAAGGCAAAACAACGGATCAAGAGAAGGTTAAAGCAATTTATAATTACATCGTTGCTAATGTGAAATACGATTATTCACTGGCTAACAATGTAACAACTGACTATATCCCTAACATTGATAATACCCTTGCCAGCAAAAAAGGCATTTGCTATGATTACTCTTCATTATTTGCAGCAATGCTACGTAGTGTAGATATACCAGCTAAATTGGTCATGGGAAACTCCACTTATGTTACTCAATACCATGCTTGGAATGAAGTCCTTCTTAATGGCAAATGGGTGACTATTGATACAACAGTAGATGCTGGATTGGTTAAGAGCAATAAAACCGTAGATCTGATTAAGAATTCTACTAAATATACGGCAGTCAAATACTACTAA
- a CDS encoding class D sortase, whose product MRKFSYLVILAGILVMLFPKANEWYNDWQQQKLLDEAEQSYSNSAPATVDPDLKSKYAEVTQLLSEESALDEQPPSDAAVKAEPEVVLGGKVIALIEIDKINLLLPVLEGATKANMKHAATHMKETTSIGQIGNAAIAAHRARTTGRLFNRLNEVAVGDIITVKTSKQAYNYEVYKISIVEPTDVSVLNGNNKDKILTLITCDPLVNPTHRLIVQAKLP is encoded by the coding sequence ATGCGTAAATTTTCCTATTTAGTCATACTTGCAGGAATACTTGTCATGCTGTTCCCCAAAGCTAATGAATGGTATAACGACTGGCAGCAGCAGAAACTATTAGATGAGGCGGAACAGAGTTATAGTAACAGTGCTCCAGCAACGGTTGACCCTGATCTGAAAAGTAAATATGCTGAGGTAACCCAACTGCTCTCAGAAGAATCTGCATTGGATGAGCAGCCTCCGAGTGATGCTGCTGTAAAGGCGGAACCTGAAGTTGTGCTTGGGGGGAAAGTAATTGCATTAATCGAAATTGATAAGATCAATCTGTTGTTGCCTGTTCTTGAAGGGGCGACGAAAGCCAACATGAAGCACGCAGCTACACATATGAAGGAAACAACTTCTATCGGTCAGATTGGCAATGCCGCAATAGCAGCACATAGAGCCAGAACGACAGGCAGATTGTTTAATAGATTGAATGAGGTTGCAGTAGGAGATATTATCACCGTGAAGACAAGCAAACAAGCGTACAACTATGAAGTATACAAAATTTCTATCGTCGAACCTACGGATGTATCTGTGTTAAACGGGAACAACAAGGACAAGATTCTCACGCTGATCACGTGTGACCCACTAGTAAATCCCACACACCGTCTAATTGTACAAGCCAAACTACCCTAA
- a CDS encoding glycosyltransferase family 2 protein, with translation MKARYSVIVPMFNEEEVIKHTYDRLKKVMDQSDDSYELVFVNDGSRDHTAEIMREISSRDENVKLIDFSRNFGHQVAITAGMDYAEGDAVVVIDADLQDPPEVILQMIAKWKEGYEVVYGKRLKRHGETLFKKVTAKIFYRLLSSMTSVDIPTDTGDFRLIDRKVCDVLRGLKEKNRYVRGLVSWVGFRQTMVEYVREERFAGETKYPLKKMIRFALDGITSFSHKPLKIASYIGFFLSFSSFLYLFFVLFQRVFTSWTIPGWASIVGVNLLFNGIVLMLLGVIGEYIGRIYDESKDRPLYIVRETKGYLDVEQDHSHIRKGNDYVR, from the coding sequence GTGAAAGCCAGATACAGTGTAATTGTCCCCATGTTTAATGAGGAGGAAGTTATTAAACATACGTATGATCGTCTAAAAAAAGTAATGGATCAAAGCGACGACTCTTATGAGCTGGTCTTCGTTAATGATGGCAGCCGTGATCATACGGCTGAGATCATGCGTGAGATCAGCAGCAGGGACGAGAATGTGAAGCTAATCGACTTCTCCCGTAATTTCGGGCATCAAGTAGCGATTACAGCCGGTATGGATTACGCTGAGGGAGACGCTGTTGTTGTTATTGACGCAGATCTCCAGGACCCGCCTGAGGTGATTTTACAGATGATCGCGAAGTGGAAGGAAGGCTACGAAGTTGTTTACGGGAAACGTCTGAAGCGTCATGGAGAGACCCTTTTCAAAAAAGTCACGGCAAAGATCTTCTACCGGCTGCTCAGTAGCATGACGAGTGTGGACATTCCCACGGATACGGGGGATTTTCGACTCATCGACCGTAAAGTATGCGATGTTCTACGTGGTCTCAAAGAGAAGAATCGTTATGTTAGAGGTTTGGTGAGCTGGGTGGGCTTCCGACAGACTATGGTGGAATACGTGCGTGAGGAACGATTTGCTGGCGAAACAAAGTATCCACTCAAAAAAATGATTCGCTTCGCGCTAGACGGAATCACCTCTTTCTCGCACAAGCCGCTGAAGATTGCCTCCTATATTGGTTTTTTTCTGTCATTTTCCAGTTTCCTATATTTATTTTTTGTGTTATTTCAAAGAGTCTTCACCTCCTGGACCATTCCGGGCTGGGCCTCCATTGTAGGCGTTAATTTGCTCTTCAATGGTATCGTGCTCATGCTGCTCGGTGTCATCGGCGAGTATATCGGCCGCATTTATGATGAATCCAAGGACAGACCGTTGTATATTGTGCGGGAGACTAAAGGCTATCTTGATGTAGAGCAAGATCATAGTCACATCCGAAAGGGAAACGATTATGTCAGATAA
- a CDS encoding glycosyltransferase family 39 protein: MIKNTRAAAMIVVMLLLFILPVTSIHADGNLLLNSGFEEGDKDNPSNWTKDMWISGDSSGILSVQSEVVHSGSKAAVIENLEPNHLKWVQNIKVTPNSYYKISGYTKVVSTAGEGFGANIFVVGVGGGYPSTVDTAGDWQYLEFIGQTGPDQSEISIGAALGGYASLIQGKAYFDDLSVERLDAAPKGANVVSLVNTAAAPDAGSNAADTPHKVSPAKLLLISVLFSIFFAVLYNRALRSEKFLGRTENIYTRWLCVAIGLAFILRIWLGLTAQGYQNDMNTFIAWGQRLVDVGPGKFYEAGYFADYPPGYLYILYLLSLVRGVFGFAHGTGGENLLFKLPAILSDLVLGYLIYQVGRKKLGSGMAFGLMLLFLFNPAVLINSAAWGQADSFFLIFLLLSIQGAANKSFVRSAIWFALATLIKPQALIFTPVLLFAFYHHRAWKQLAVGALYGLGIFSLLAAPFFWNNGGLSGLINLYKGTLSSYPYSTVNAFNLYALTDPMWSALDLTWLGITYRVWGFIFILVAVALAAFYSFKKDRLELSKSYFIGMVLIVTVFVLGTKMHERYMYPVLILCLFTYIQNRDRRFLTLFLGFSLTQYINVGFTLAHLNAGDNPPSDGIVLVTAIANLALLVYMLYIGYDVYIRNKIKLLPVPFTRVQNYEKDVEVVEGIRPLQERGKGVKMKLERKDWIWIIAITAIYAALALYNLGSTKSPQTLWEPSTKGESFYLDLGQSRQLERVNVFGGVGTGKFRLEFSESPDAWSSPLDVNEDVGNVFIWKSQPLNVAARYVKLTVNSPGFTLNEMALYEQGGNRIPLPIASVTPDTDGAPKRGTSANLFDEQSLIPEYSGFMNGTYFDEIYHARTAYEYTHGIVPYENTHPPLGKLLIAVGMELFGVTPFGWRIMGTLFGIAMLPLIYVMALRLFKQSKYAILAAGLFALDFMHFTQTRISTIDVYGVFFIMLMFYFMQRYHTLNFYKTTLRKTLVPLFWSGLFFGIGVASKWIVLYGGAGLAIILALVLFERYREYRAAGHVLAEGKLKDQELIIACRDARGKFWKNTIITLLSCLVFFVLIPIGIYSLSFIPVLTASPEGFTIKRLIDAQINMYDYHSQLVATHPFASSWWEWPFMKRPVWFFSGDEGLPTGKVSSIVTMGNPLIWWTGIFAMLSTLWLTIKRKDKTLYMIWIAFFSQYVPWMLVPRETFLYHYFAMVPFMILGIVYMMKLLDDKYPRAKYIRYAYVALAALLFVAFYPVLSGMEVSGSYVTSMLRWFPSWVF, from the coding sequence ATGATTAAAAATACACGTGCGGCCGCAATGATCGTTGTAATGCTGTTATTGTTTATACTTCCGGTGACGAGCATACATGCAGATGGAAATTTATTGTTAAACTCTGGCTTTGAGGAGGGTGATAAGGATAACCCGTCTAACTGGACCAAGGACATGTGGATATCCGGAGACAGCTCCGGTATATTGTCGGTACAATCGGAGGTAGTTCATTCCGGCAGTAAAGCAGCAGTGATCGAGAATCTTGAACCCAATCATCTGAAATGGGTGCAGAATATCAAAGTTACTCCGAATAGTTATTATAAAATATCCGGTTATACCAAGGTGGTTAGCACGGCAGGCGAGGGGTTTGGTGCTAATATATTCGTCGTCGGAGTCGGTGGGGGTTATCCCAGCACAGTGGATACGGCCGGAGATTGGCAGTATCTTGAATTCATCGGGCAGACTGGACCGGACCAGTCAGAAATATCAATTGGTGCAGCCCTTGGCGGCTATGCAAGTCTGATCCAGGGCAAAGCCTATTTCGATGATCTGTCCGTAGAACGATTGGATGCTGCCCCCAAAGGGGCGAATGTAGTTTCACTGGTTAATACTGCAGCAGCCCCGGATGCTGGTAGCAATGCAGCGGATACCCCTCATAAAGTATCGCCGGCAAAGCTGTTGCTGATTTCGGTGTTGTTCAGTATTTTTTTCGCTGTGCTGTACAATAGAGCGCTTCGCAGTGAGAAGTTTCTGGGACGGACGGAGAATATCTATACAAGATGGCTGTGTGTTGCTATTGGCCTGGCTTTTATCCTGCGGATATGGCTGGGTCTAACCGCGCAGGGTTATCAGAATGACATGAATACATTTATAGCTTGGGGGCAGCGGCTGGTTGATGTGGGACCTGGGAAGTTCTACGAAGCAGGCTATTTTGCCGATTATCCACCAGGGTATTTGTACATATTGTATCTGCTCAGCCTTGTTCGTGGTGTATTTGGCTTTGCGCATGGCACAGGTGGGGAGAACTTGCTGTTCAAGCTGCCGGCAATTCTTTCCGATCTGGTGCTGGGGTACTTGATTTATCAAGTGGGACGTAAAAAACTTGGCTCCGGTATGGCTTTTGGTTTAATGCTACTGTTTCTGTTCAATCCGGCTGTGCTTATTAATTCAGCCGCTTGGGGACAAGCAGATTCATTCTTTCTGATCTTCCTGCTGCTTAGCATTCAAGGGGCAGCGAACAAATCCTTCGTTCGCTCAGCCATCTGGTTTGCTCTGGCTACACTAATTAAACCGCAGGCGCTGATCTTTACACCCGTACTGTTGTTTGCTTTCTATCATCACCGGGCCTGGAAGCAGCTTGCCGTCGGCGCTCTTTACGGGTTGGGTATATTCAGCCTGCTGGCTGCACCCTTCTTCTGGAATAATGGAGGTCTAAGTGGACTAATTAATCTGTATAAAGGAACCTTGTCCTCTTACCCTTATTCTACAGTCAATGCATTTAACCTATATGCACTGACAGACCCCATGTGGTCAGCGCTTGATCTGACTTGGCTCGGCATTACGTACCGTGTGTGGGGTTTTATTTTTATCCTGGTGGCCGTAGCTCTAGCAGCATTCTATTCCTTCAAGAAGGATCGGCTGGAATTGTCAAAATCCTATTTTATCGGAATGGTTCTGATCGTAACAGTTTTTGTATTAGGTACTAAAATGCACGAGCGTTATATGTATCCGGTACTGATCCTCTGTTTGTTCACTTATATACAGAACCGGGATCGCAGATTTCTAACCCTGTTTCTTGGTTTCAGCTTAACGCAATATATTAATGTGGGCTTCACGCTGGCCCATCTTAACGCTGGTGACAATCCACCCTCGGATGGAATCGTTTTGGTCACAGCTATCGCTAATCTGGCCCTGTTGGTATATATGCTTTACATCGGGTACGATGTATATATCCGCAATAAGATTAAGCTTCTTCCAGTGCCTTTTACACGGGTGCAGAATTATGAAAAAGATGTAGAGGTCGTAGAGGGAATCCGGCCACTTCAGGAAAGAGGCAAGGGTGTGAAGATGAAGCTTGAGCGGAAGGACTGGATATGGATCATTGCCATAACCGCAATTTACGCGGCCCTTGCTTTATATAATTTGGGTTCTACCAAATCTCCGCAAACTCTATGGGAGCCCTCCACGAAAGGTGAGAGCTTCTACCTGGATCTGGGACAGAGCAGACAGCTGGAGCGCGTAAATGTATTTGGAGGCGTAGGCACCGGCAAGTTCAGACTGGAATTTAGTGAATCTCCGGATGCATGGAGCAGTCCCTTGGATGTGAATGAGGATGTTGGAAATGTGTTTATATGGAAGAGTCAGCCGCTGAACGTTGCAGCTAGATACGTGAAACTTACGGTGAACTCACCAGGCTTCACCTTAAATGAAATGGCTTTATACGAGCAGGGTGGAAACCGGATTCCACTCCCGATTGCCAGTGTTACACCTGATACTGATGGAGCTCCCAAAAGAGGAACATCGGCGAATTTGTTCGACGAGCAGTCATTGATACCGGAATACTCAGGTTTTATGAACGGAACCTATTTTGATGAGATCTATCATGCCCGTACAGCTTATGAATACACACACGGTATTGTTCCCTATGAGAACACTCATCCACCGCTCGGTAAGCTGCTGATAGCAGTAGGGATGGAGTTGTTTGGGGTGACTCCTTTTGGCTGGCGCATTATGGGTACACTGTTTGGGATTGCTATGCTGCCGTTGATCTATGTAATGGCCCTGCGCTTATTCAAGCAGAGTAAGTATGCTATTCTTGCAGCAGGACTGTTCGCTCTGGATTTTATGCATTTTACACAGACAAGGATTTCTACAATAGATGTCTACGGCGTATTTTTCATTATGTTGATGTTCTATTTCATGCAGCGTTATCACACATTGAATTTCTATAAGACTACATTAAGAAAAACGCTGGTTCCGCTTTTCTGGTCTGGGTTGTTCTTCGGAATCGGAGTGGCCTCGAAATGGATTGTACTATACGGCGGAGCCGGATTGGCGATCATACTGGCATTGGTCCTCTTTGAACGCTATAGAGAATACCGGGCGGCGGGGCATGTATTGGCTGAGGGCAAGCTCAAGGATCAGGAATTGATCATTGCCTGTCGCGATGCAAGAGGGAAATTCTGGAAGAACACAATCATCACACTGCTCAGTTGCCTTGTCTTCTTTGTGCTCATTCCGATAGGGATTTACAGCCTATCCTTTATTCCTGTACTAACCGCCTCACCGGAAGGTTTTACTATAAAAAGGTTAATTGATGCCCAGATCAATATGTATGACTATCACAGTCAGCTTGTAGCTACACATCCATTTGCCTCATCATGGTGGGAATGGCCGTTTATGAAAAGACCAGTCTGGTTCTTCAGCGGCGATGAAGGCTTACCGACAGGTAAGGTCAGCAGTATTGTGACCATGGGAAATCCACTTATTTGGTGGACGGGGATCTTCGCGATGCTCAGCACGCTTTGGCTTACGATAAAGCGTAAAGATAAGACCTTGTACATGATCTGGATTGCCTTTTTCTCGCAATATGTTCCTTGGATGCTGGTCCCGCGCGAGACGTTCCTTTACCATTATTTTGCTATGGTGCCGTTTATGATTCTTGGTATTGTATATATGATGAAGCTGCTTGACGATAAATACCCACGAGCCAAATACATTCGGTATGCTTATGTTGCTTTGGCAGCGCTGCTCTTTGTAGCATTTTATCCCGTGCTGTCGGGCATGGAGGTCAGCGGTAGTTATGTGACGAGTATGCTGCGTTGGTTCCCTTCTTGGGTTTTCTAA
- a CDS encoding DNA topoisomerase III, which produces MKILVLAEKPSVAREIARVMGCQDKQKSYIEGPKYVVTWALGHLVGLAEPEEYNSKFATWALEDLPILPERMNLKVLRETSQQYKAIQQLMKRQDIEELIVATDAAREGELLARWILNMAGWKKPFRRLWISSQTDKAIKEGFAALKPGQEFDRLYESARCRAEADWMIGLNVTRALTCKYGAPLSAGRVQTPTLGMIMDRESEIVGFHSQDFDTITADFEQFQAGWRGTNGDGRIFDKEKTASMSNKLSGQSGRIIKVQKSEKIEPHPLAYDLTELQRDANRKHGFSAKQTSSLLQRLYEQHKLVTYPRTDSRYLTSDMTETFKERLDSVGVGPYASLARPLLRKQLPITKRIVDDSKVSDHHAIIPTEQTVLLNGLSSEERKVYDLIVRRFISLFYPPACYDTVAVTVSVEGESFYVKGTTVREAGWREVYGGDMSSDNEDGSSTDEPAASSIKLPELVEGEIVKIRRCIVKAGRTQPPKRHNEASLLTQMEKYGLGTPATRADLIEKLVSSDTIERQGNLLHPTNKGKQLIELVSPQLRTPDLTARWEADLEKIARGQGQPGPFLQGIRSMAQELVSGVKVSIAEYKPHNVSSSHCPECGTRMLEKKSKRGTLLMCPADNCGYTRAGEKRLSNRRCPQCHKKMELKEGKAGLFVQCLGCGITETMDKDHKHINKREQQKLVQQYSKPESVGSNLGELLKAAMEGQQKGK; this is translated from the coding sequence ATGAAGATATTAGTATTGGCAGAGAAGCCATCAGTGGCGCGAGAGATTGCGCGAGTAATGGGATGCCAGGATAAACAGAAGAGCTATATAGAAGGTCCTAAATATGTGGTAACCTGGGCGTTAGGTCATTTGGTCGGCTTGGCGGAGCCTGAGGAATACAATAGTAAATTTGCGACTTGGGCATTGGAGGATCTGCCAATTCTACCGGAGCGAATGAACTTGAAGGTGCTTCGGGAAACAAGTCAACAGTATAAGGCAATACAACAGCTAATGAAACGGCAGGATATTGAGGAACTCATTGTTGCCACGGATGCTGCGCGTGAGGGAGAACTATTGGCGCGCTGGATATTAAATATGGCGGGCTGGAAAAAGCCGTTCCGGCGGCTGTGGATTTCCTCACAGACGGATAAGGCGATTAAGGAAGGATTCGCAGCACTAAAGCCTGGGCAGGAGTTCGACCGTCTATATGAATCGGCTCGCTGCCGTGCAGAAGCGGATTGGATGATCGGACTTAATGTTACCCGGGCTTTAACTTGCAAGTATGGCGCACCCCTCTCAGCGGGAAGAGTGCAGACACCTACTCTAGGAATGATTATGGATCGCGAGAGCGAGATTGTTGGTTTCCATTCACAGGATTTCGATACGATAACTGCTGATTTTGAACAATTTCAAGCGGGTTGGCGGGGAACTAATGGGGATGGACGTATTTTTGATAAAGAAAAGACAGCAAGTATGAGTAATAAGCTCAGCGGGCAAAGTGGGCGTATTATCAAGGTGCAAAAAAGTGAGAAGATTGAGCCTCATCCGCTCGCTTATGATCTGACTGAGCTGCAGCGGGATGCCAACCGTAAGCACGGTTTTTCGGCAAAACAGACCTCCAGTCTGCTCCAGCGTTTGTATGAGCAGCATAAGCTGGTTACGTATCCACGTACCGATAGCCGCTATCTTACTTCTGATATGACAGAAACGTTCAAGGAAAGGCTGGATAGTGTGGGAGTTGGTCCTTATGCCTCTCTAGCGCGGCCTCTTCTTCGTAAACAGTTGCCCATCACCAAACGGATCGTGGATGACAGCAAGGTAAGTGACCATCATGCGATTATTCCTACGGAGCAGACGGTGTTATTAAACGGGTTAAGCTCGGAGGAACGAAAGGTGTATGATCTGATTGTTCGGCGTTTTATCAGTCTGTTTTATCCGCCAGCTTGTTATGATACTGTAGCTGTAACTGTAAGCGTAGAGGGCGAAAGCTTTTATGTGAAGGGGACTACAGTAAGAGAGGCAGGTTGGCGCGAGGTATATGGTGGAGATATGAGCAGTGATAACGAAGATGGCAGTTCGACAGACGAGCCAGCAGCCAGCTCTATTAAGCTACCGGAGCTTGTTGAAGGGGAAATCGTGAAAATTCGCCGCTGTATAGTTAAAGCAGGAAGGACTCAACCACCGAAACGCCACAATGAAGCGTCGTTGCTAACGCAGATGGAGAAGTACGGGCTAGGAACACCGGCAACACGGGCTGACCTTATTGAGAAGCTGGTAAGCTCCGACACGATTGAACGTCAAGGAAATCTACTCCATCCTACAAACAAAGGCAAGCAACTGATTGAGCTGGTATCCCCACAGCTGCGTACACCGGATCTGACGGCACGTTGGGAAGCAGATCTGGAAAAGATCGCCCGTGGTCAAGGTCAGCCGGGGCCTTTTCTGCAAGGCATTCGCAGTATGGCACAGGAGCTGGTGTCAGGTGTTAAGGTTAGTATAGCGGAATATAAGCCGCATAATGTCTCCAGCAGCCATTGTCCGGAATGTGGAACGAGAATGCTGGAAAAAAAGAGCAAGCGCGGCACGCTGTTGATGTGTCCTGCTGATAACTGCGGATATACCCGTGCCGGAGAGAAGAGATTGTCGAACCGTCGCTGCCCGCAGTGTCATAAAAAAATGGAGTTAAAAGAAGGCAAAGCGGGTCTATTCGTCCAGTGTCTAGGTTGTGGTATTACAGAAACTATGGATAAAGATCACAAGCATATCAATAAGCGGGAACAACAGAAGCTGGTACAGCAATACAGCAAGCCTGAAAGTGTTGGGTCCAATCTGGGTGAACTGCTGAAGGCGGCTATGGAAGGACAGCAAAAGGGGAAATAG
- a CDS encoding acyl-ACP thioesterase domain-containing protein, translating to MDNNTKLVWTEQHMVHASDTDYLSNGKLSFILDMMQRVADSAVSGLGLSLEKMLAARMGWMMITLDLEFQRTPRQNDLLSIRTWSKGTQGALWQRDYRIFDSSSIEVASARSIWALVDIDKRKILRPTALPIKVEHYHGDSVGSMPNKVVIPSGLYMEEVYKYQVRYSGLDNNNHLNNARFGDLCCDVLSLNEWEVSDLQRFRITYIQEAMFGDEISICRSPVTSEGVFVRGQGGGTVFFEACLLFKTSAYVDVKRTQ from the coding sequence ATGGATAACAACACTAAACTTGTGTGGACGGAACAACATATGGTTCATGCGAGTGACACAGATTATCTGTCTAATGGGAAATTATCTTTCATTTTGGATATGATGCAACGTGTGGCAGATTCAGCGGTAAGTGGATTGGGCTTAAGCCTAGAGAAGATGCTGGCGGCAAGAATGGGCTGGATGATGATCACTCTTGATCTTGAATTCCAAAGAACTCCTCGACAAAATGATCTCCTTTCCATCCGCACATGGAGTAAAGGTACACAAGGTGCTTTGTGGCAGCGAGATTACAGAATATTCGACAGCAGTAGTATAGAGGTTGCAAGCGCACGCTCGATCTGGGCTCTGGTAGATATCGATAAGCGGAAAATACTCCGACCCACTGCCTTACCCATAAAAGTGGAGCACTATCATGGTGATTCAGTAGGTTCAATGCCAAATAAAGTTGTGATACCCTCTGGGCTTTATATGGAAGAGGTATACAAATATCAAGTAAGATACAGTGGACTCGACAATAACAATCATTTGAATAATGCAAGATTTGGAGATTTATGTTGTGACGTGCTATCACTAAATGAATGGGAAGTGTCTGACCTTCAGCGCTTTAGAATAACTTACATACAAGAGGCTATGTTTGGAGATGAAATCAGTATTTGTAGATCTCCTGTCACGAGTGAAGGTGTATTTGTACGCGGGCAGGGTGGCGGGACTGTCTTTTTTGAAGCTTGTTTGTTGTTTAAAACGAGTGCATACGTTGATGTGAAAAGAACTCAATAG
- a CDS encoding GtrA family protein, with protein MSDKKLRAGVIQFLKFNAVGLLNTLIDFAIFTLLNSLGLVYTLAQVISYSAGTANSFILNKKVTFRDSDRGKKDSFDRMQLLKFIVLNLIVLGISLLLMHLLTDKLGIQVLISKVLVTFVTVIINFFGSRKWVF; from the coding sequence ATGTCAGATAAGAAGCTTCGCGCAGGAGTGATTCAGTTCCTGAAATTCAATGCTGTTGGCTTGCTGAATACCCTTATTGATTTTGCAATCTTTACACTTCTGAACTCACTTGGGTTGGTATACACCCTGGCACAGGTTATTTCTTATAGTGCAGGCACGGCCAATAGCTTTATTTTGAATAAAAAAGTAACCTTTCGGGACAGTGATCGGGGGAAAAAGGATAGCTTCGACCGAATGCAGTTGCTGAAGTTTATCGTACTGAACCTGATTGTACTGGGAATATCCCTGCTGCTTATGCATTTGTTAACAGATAAACTTGGTATTCAAGTGTTGATCTCGAAGGTATTAGTTACATTCGTCACTGTAATCATCAATTTCTTCGGAAGCCGGAAATGGGTTTTCTAA